Proteins from one Flavobacterium branchiarum genomic window:
- the kdpA gene encoding potassium-transporting ATPase subunit KdpA: MNTELFGIIGIFILTIVLAIPLGKYIAKVYLGDKTLLDPIFNPIEKFIFKISGINSTEEMNWKQHLKALLSINMVWFFLCFFILLFQGALFLNPDNNPSMSPDLAFNTAISFLVNCNLQHYSGESGVSYLSQMFLMFLQFVSAGVGMAAAAMVFTAMKDRTTDKLGNFYNYFIKSCTRILLPLSAIVATALVFSGSPMTFEGKDTITTLQGDTVAVSRGPAAAFIAIKHIGTNGGGFFGANSAHPLENPTYFSNAVELWAQLIIPFGMIFALGFYLKKRKFSYVIFGVMTVGFLLLVIPTVISEINGNPAIERMGIAQATGAMEGKEVRFGPAISGFWSIATTVISTGSVNSMHDSSMPISGAMELLAMMVNSFYGGCGVGILNFYVFIILGVFISGLMVGRTPEFLGKKIEAREVKIAAFIAILHPLLILSGTALASYFAAHDTAMGYWFNGNATGWLNNPGNHGFSEMLYEYTSSAANNGSGFEGLGDNNPFWNITTGIVLLLSRFIPIIGPLAIAGLLANKKYIPESAGTLKTDTSIFGVMVFAVIAIIAALSFFPALALGPLAEYFTLT, from the coding sequence ATGAATACAGAATTATTTGGCATCATCGGTATTTTTATCCTTACGATAGTTTTAGCCATTCCTTTAGGGAAATATATTGCTAAAGTCTATTTGGGTGATAAAACACTACTTGATCCGATTTTCAATCCAATTGAAAAATTTATTTTTAAAATCAGTGGTATAAATTCTACTGAAGAAATGAACTGGAAACAACACTTAAAAGCTCTTTTAAGTATAAATATGGTTTGGTTTTTTCTTTGCTTTTTTATTTTATTGTTCCAAGGGGCGTTATTTTTAAATCCCGATAATAATCCATCGATGAGTCCCGATTTAGCATTTAATACTGCTATTTCATTTTTGGTAAACTGTAATTTACAGCATTATTCGGGCGAAAGCGGTGTGTCTTATTTATCTCAAATGTTTTTGATGTTCTTGCAATTTGTTTCGGCTGGTGTCGGAATGGCTGCCGCTGCAATGGTTTTTACTGCCATGAAAGATAGAACAACCGATAAATTGGGGAACTTTTATAATTATTTTATTAAAAGCTGTACTCGTATTTTGTTACCACTTTCGGCTATTGTAGCAACTGCTTTGGTATTCAGTGGCTCGCCAATGACTTTTGAAGGAAAAGATACTATTACTACTTTACAGGGTGATACTGTAGCCGTTTCTCGGGGACCTGCTGCAGCATTTATTGCCATAAAACATATTGGTACAAATGGTGGTGGATTTTTTGGAGCTAACTCAGCTCATCCATTAGAGAACCCTACTTATTTTTCGAATGCTGTTGAATTATGGGCACAATTAATTATCCCATTCGGAATGATTTTCGCTTTAGGTTTTTATCTAAAGAAACGAAAATTCTCATACGTGATTTTCGGTGTTATGACGGTTGGATTTTTATTACTGGTAATTCCAACAGTTATTAGTGAAATTAATGGAAATCCTGCTATCGAAAGAATGGGAATTGCCCAAGCAACAGGAGCTATGGAAGGTAAGGAGGTTCGGTTTGGACCAGCTATTTCAGGGTTCTGGAGTATTGCCACAACTGTAATTTCTACAGGTTCTGTTAATAGTATGCATGATAGTTCAATGCCTATTTCGGGTGCTATGGAATTACTTGCCATGATGGTTAACTCCTTTTATGGTGGTTGCGGAGTTGGTATTTTAAATTTTTATGTTTTTATTATTCTTGGGGTATTTATTTCTGGATTAATGGTAGGTAGAACTCCTGAGTTTTTAGGTAAAAAAATCGAAGCTCGTGAAGTTAAGATTGCTGCCTTTATTGCTATTCTTCATCCTTTATTGATATTATCAGGAACTGCTTTGGCATCTTATTTTGCGGCACACGATACTGCAATGGGATATTGGTTTAACGGAAACGCAACGGGTTGGTTAAACAATCCTGGAAATCATGGATTCTCTGAAATGTTATATGAATACACTTCTAGTGCTGCCAATAATGGTTCTGGTTTTGAAGGGTTAGGCGATAACAATCCATTCTGGAATATCACTACAGGAATTGTATTATTATTGAGTCGTTTTATCCCTATAATCGGGCCATTGGCTATTGCAGGTTTACTTGCTAATAAAAAATACATCCCTGAAAGTGCTGGAACTTTAAAAACAGACACTTCTATTTTTGGAGTAATGGTTTTTGCTGTAATCGCAATTATTGCTGCCTTGTCATTCTTCCCAGCGTTGGCTTTAGGTCCATTGGCAGAATATTTTACACTAACATAA
- the kdpB gene encoding potassium-transporting ATPase subunit KdpB produces the protein MTNNKSNSLFESKQVKDALVQSFVKLNPKLMIKNPVMFTVEIGTAIMFAVCVSILFGAQDQGSFIYNLIVFLILLVTLLFANFAEAIAEARGKAQADSLRKTREETPARQILANGEIKNISSSELKKGDVFVCEAGDLIATDGEIIEGLATIDESAITGESAPVIREAGGDKSSVTGGTKVLSDKIKVIVTSEPGESFLDKMIALVEGASRQKTPNEIALTILLAAFTLIFVIVCVTLKPFADYANAPITIAAFISLFVCLIPTTIGGLLSAIGIAGMDRALRANVITKSGKAVETAGDIDVLLLDKTGTITIGNRKATNFYPAQGISEKDFIESAVLSSLADDTPEGKSIIELSKMLDVTGKTEAAISLLTDNISQTIKFTAETRTSGVVLKDGTNIRKGAQDAAKNIALQAGNDFPADTAQKVIDISSKGGTPLIVIKNSQVQGVIELQDIIKTGMKERFDRLRKMGVKTVMVTGDNPLTAKFIAEAAGVDDFIAEAKPEDKMNYIKNEQQMGKLVAMMGDGTNDAPALAQADVGVAMNSGTQAAKEAGNMVDLDNDPTKLIEVIEIGKQLLMTRGTLTTFSIANDVAKYFAIVPALFITAIPALEGLNIMHLHSPESAILSAVIFNAIIIPILIPLALRGVDYKPIGASAILKRNLLIYGLGGLIIPFIGIKLIDLVVALFM, from the coding sequence ATGACTAACAATAAATCCAATTCATTGTTTGAAAGTAAGCAGGTAAAAGATGCCTTAGTGCAATCTTTTGTGAAGCTTAATCCAAAATTGATGATTAAAAATCCGGTAATGTTTACCGTAGAAATAGGGACTGCCATTATGTTTGCTGTTTGTGTTTCGATTTTGTTTGGAGCACAAGATCAAGGTAGTTTTATTTATAACTTAATTGTGTTTTTAATTTTACTAGTAACACTTTTGTTTGCCAATTTTGCTGAAGCGATTGCCGAAGCTAGAGGAAAAGCTCAAGCGGATAGTTTAAGAAAAACACGTGAGGAAACACCAGCAAGACAAATTTTAGCCAATGGAGAAATCAAGAATATTAGTTCTTCGGAATTAAAAAAAGGAGATGTTTTCGTTTGTGAGGCTGGAGATCTAATTGCAACAGATGGTGAAATCATCGAAGGTTTGGCTACAATTGACGAAAGTGCGATTACTGGAGAAAGTGCTCCTGTAATTCGTGAAGCTGGTGGAGATAAATCATCAGTAACTGGAGGTACAAAAGTATTGTCGGATAAGATTAAAGTAATTGTAACTTCTGAACCTGGCGAAAGTTTTCTTGATAAAATGATTGCTTTGGTTGAAGGAGCAAGCCGTCAGAAAACTCCAAATGAGATTGCTTTGACTATTTTGTTAGCGGCATTTACACTAATCTTCGTAATTGTTTGTGTTACGCTAAAACCATTTGCTGATTATGCCAATGCGCCAATAACAATTGCTGCTTTTATCTCTCTTTTTGTATGTTTAATTCCAACGACAATCGGAGGTTTACTTTCGGCAATCGGAATTGCAGGTATGGACAGAGCGTTGCGTGCCAATGTAATTACTAAATCTGGAAAAGCGGTAGAAACTGCTGGAGATATTGATGTATTGCTTTTGGATAAAACAGGAACAATTACAATAGGAAACAGAAAAGCTACTAATTTTTACCCTGCTCAAGGTATTTCAGAAAAAGATTTTATTGAATCGGCTGTATTAAGTTCTCTTGCAGATGATACTCCAGAAGGAAAAAGTATTATTGAGCTAAGTAAAATGTTAGATGTGACAGGTAAAACGGAAGCAGCTATCTCACTTCTTACGGATAACATTTCACAAACTATCAAATTTACTGCAGAAACTAGAACTAGTGGTGTTGTTTTAAAAGACGGAACCAATATTAGAAAAGGAGCTCAGGATGCAGCAAAAAACATTGCACTTCAAGCAGGTAATGATTTCCCTGCAGATACAGCTCAAAAAGTAATTGATATTTCTTCTAAAGGAGGTACGCCATTGATAGTTATAAAAAATAGTCAAGTGCAGGGTGTTATCGAATTACAGGACATTATAAAAACTGGAATGAAAGAACGTTTTGACCGTTTGAGAAAAATGGGTGTAAAAACGGTTATGGTTACTGGAGATAATCCTCTTACGGCTAAGTTTATTGCTGAAGCTGCGGGTGTTGATGATTTTATTGCCGAAGCGAAGCCTGAGGATAAAATGAATTACATTAAGAATGAACAGCAAATGGGTAAACTCGTTGCAATGATGGGTGATGGTACAAATGATGCTCCCGCTCTTGCTCAAGCTGATGTAGGTGTTGCAATGAATAGTGGAACTCAAGCGGCTAAGGAAGCTGGAAATATGGTGGATTTGGATAATGATCCAACGAAGTTAATTGAGGTTATTGAAATTGGAAAACAGTTGTTAATGACTAGAGGAACGCTTACTACTTTCTCTATTGCGAATGACGTAGCGAAGTATTTTGCAATTGTTCCTGCGCTTTTTATCACTGCAATTCCTGCTCTTGAAGGTTTGAATATCATGCATTTGCATAGCCCTGAAAGTGCTATTCTATCGGCTGTGATTTTTAATGCGATTATCATTCCGATATTGATTCCGCTGGCATTGAGAGGTGTTGATTATAAACCAATCGGAGCGAGTGCGATCCTAAAACGTAACTTATTGATCTATGGTTTAGGAGGATTAATTATTCCTTTTATTGGTATTAAATTAATCGATTTGGTTGTTGCTCTATTTATGTAA
- a CDS encoding K(+)-transporting ATPase subunit C: MKNTFSILKLTLLMVVLFAVIYPLAIYGIAQFAPNKGKGETISVNGKVVGYQKIGQKFDKSNYFWGRPSAVDYNAAGSGGSNKGPSNSEYLALVQKRIDTFLIVHPYLKKSDIPADLVTASGSGLDPNISPQGALVQVKRVAKERKLSEDKVKALVEANTTTPKVAGTAMVNVLELNIALDALK, translated from the coding sequence ATGAAAAATACATTTTCAATATTAAAACTTACCCTACTAATGGTGGTTCTGTTTGCAGTTATTTACCCTTTGGCAATTTATGGAATTGCGCAGTTTGCTCCAAACAAAGGTAAAGGAGAAACTATTTCGGTTAACGGTAAAGTAGTAGGGTATCAAAAAATAGGTCAGAAATTTGATAAATCGAATTATTTCTGGGGACGCCCTTCGGCTGTAGATTATAACGCTGCAGGAAGTGGAGGAAGTAATAAAGGACCAAGTAATTCGGAGTATTTGGCATTGGTTCAAAAGAGAATTGATACTTTTTTAATTGTTCACCCGTATCTAAAAAAATCAGATATCCCTGCTGATTTGGTTACTGCTTCTGGTAGCGGATTGGATCCTAATATTTCGCCTCAAGGCGCTTTGGTTCAGGTGAAGCGTGTTGCCAAAGAAAGAAAATTATCTGAGGATAAGGTGAAAGCTTTGGTTGAAGCAAATACCACTACTCCTAAGGTTGCAGGAACTGCTATGGTGAATGTTCTGGAGTTAAATATAGCTTTGGATGCCTTGAAGTAG
- a CDS encoding porin gives MKKIILTALIAIGYTTVNAQEEAKSPFTFSGYIDTYYSYDFGNPENHTRPGFIYNYNKHNEVNLNLGLGKVNYAKDNVRANLAIMAGTYAEYNLAAEQGLLKNVYEANVGVKISKEHNLWIDAGIMPSHIGFESAIGKDCMTLTRSILAENSPYYEAGIKIGYTSKSEKWYLAAMYLNGWQRIQKVEGNQTPAFGTQVTYKPTSAVTLNWSTYVGNEQPDADRKWRYFNDFFGQFKVSEKVSLIAGFDIGVQQTTNGSSDYDVWYAPIVMAQYKPTNKIQIAARGEYYQDKNGVIITTGTPNGFKTYGFSANFDYLAAENVIFRLEARTLNSKDNIFMRNNNPTDGNVFVTTSLAISL, from the coding sequence ATGAAAAAAATAATACTTACTGCTTTAATAGCAATCGGATATACTACAGTTAATGCTCAAGAAGAAGCTAAAAGCCCATTTACTTTTTCGGGTTATATAGATACCTATTACAGTTATGATTTTGGAAATCCTGAGAATCATACTCGCCCAGGTTTTATTTACAATTACAACAAACACAACGAAGTAAATTTAAATTTAGGTTTAGGGAAAGTAAATTATGCGAAAGATAATGTTCGTGCTAATCTGGCAATAATGGCAGGAACGTATGCTGAATATAATTTGGCCGCTGAACAAGGTTTGCTAAAAAATGTTTACGAGGCGAATGTAGGAGTGAAAATTTCTAAGGAGCATAATTTATGGATTGATGCGGGAATTATGCCTTCGCATATTGGTTTTGAAAGTGCAATTGGAAAAGATTGTATGACTTTGACAAGAAGTATTCTGGCGGAAAACTCTCCGTATTACGAAGCGGGAATTAAAATTGGATATACTTCTAAAAGTGAAAAATGGTATTTGGCTGCAATGTATTTAAATGGATGGCAACGAATTCAAAAAGTAGAAGGGAATCAAACTCCTGCTTTTGGAACTCAGGTGACTTACAAGCCAACTTCGGCGGTTACATTAAACTGGAGTACATATGTTGGGAACGAACAACCAGATGCTGATAGAAAATGGAGGTACTTTAATGATTTCTTCGGACAATTTAAAGTGTCTGAAAAGGTAAGTCTAATTGCTGGTTTTGATATTGGAGTGCAACAAACTACTAACGGAAGTTCTGATTATGATGTTTGGTATGCTCCAATTGTTATGGCGCAGTATAAACCAACTAATAAAATTCAGATTGCAGCAAGAGGTGAATATTATCAAGATAAAAATGGTGTTATTATCACAACAGGAACTCCAAATGGATTTAAAACATATGGCTTCTCAGCCAATTTTGATTATTTAGCTGCAGAGAATGTGATATTTAGATTAGAAGCACGAACTTTGAATAGTAAAGACAATATTTTTATGAGAAATAACAACCCAACGGATGGTAACGTTTTTGTGACGACTTCTTTGGCGATTTCTCTTTAG
- a CDS encoding sensor protein KdpD codes for MDNEKENNVKHFLDLIQKSRKGKFKVYIGMSAGVGKTFRMLQEAHTLLRNGIDVKIGYIETHNRKETHELLDGLPVIPRRSIFYKGKQLEEMDVQAIINLRPEVVIVDELAHTNIEGSKNEKRWQDVLEILESGINVISAVNIQHIESLNQDVKRITNVDVKERIPDNVLRLADEVVNIDLTSEDLIDRLKEGKIYTADKIQTALNNFFKSDQILQLRELALKEVASQVVRKVENEVPKTQALRHEKLLACISSNEKTAKNIIRKTARLASYYNSDWYVLYVQLPKESSDKIALDKQRHLINNFKLATELGAEIIKIEGTNITNTILTVVEQKHITTVCIGKPHFNLFKVILSTSIFRRLLNRLSSSNVDLIVLS; via the coding sequence ATGGATAACGAAAAGGAAAATAATGTAAAGCACTTTCTTGATTTAATTCAGAAATCCCGCAAAGGAAAGTTTAAGGTCTACATTGGCATGAGTGCTGGTGTAGGCAAAACTTTTCGTATGCTACAGGAAGCGCATACATTATTGAGAAACGGGATTGACGTAAAAATTGGATATATAGAAACACACAACCGTAAGGAAACACATGAGTTGCTGGATGGTTTGCCTGTGATTCCGCGTCGTTCTATTTTTTATAAAGGAAAGCAACTGGAAGAAATGGATGTGCAAGCGATTATTAATTTGCGACCAGAAGTGGTAATTGTAGATGAATTGGCACATACAAACATTGAAGGAAGTAAGAATGAAAAACGCTGGCAGGATGTGTTGGAAATTTTAGAATCTGGGATAAATGTGATTTCGGCAGTTAATATTCAGCATATCGAGAGTTTAAACCAAGATGTAAAACGCATTACTAATGTTGATGTTAAAGAGCGAATTCCAGATAATGTATTGCGACTGGCTGATGAGGTGGTAAATATTGATTTGACTTCGGAAGACTTAATAGATCGATTAAAAGAAGGAAAGATTTATACTGCAGATAAAATTCAGACAGCTTTAAATAATTTTTTTAAGTCAGACCAAATTTTGCAACTGCGGGAACTAGCTCTTAAAGAAGTAGCAAGTCAGGTTGTTCGAAAGGTAGAAAATGAGGTGCCTAAGACTCAAGCACTGCGGCATGAAAAATTATTGGCATGCATAAGCAGTAACGAAAAAACAGCAAAGAATATTATTAGAAAAACAGCTCGATTGGCAAGTTATTATAATAGTGACTGGTATGTGTTATATGTTCAATTACCAAAGGAAAGTAGTGATAAAATTGCCCTTGATAAACAACGTCATTTAATCAATAATTTTAAACTAGCTACTGAACTCGGCGCTGAGATAATTAAAATAGAAGGCACTAATATCACCAATACAATACTTACTGTTGTAGAACAAAAACATATCACAACTGTTTGCATTGGGAAACCCCATTTTAACTTATTTAAAGTAATTTTGTCAACATCGATTTTTAGACGTTTACTGAATCGTCTTTCTTCATCGAATGTTGACCTTATTGTTTTATCTTAA
- a CDS encoding ATP-binding protein, with the protein MRIKTKLNLGVGLLFLMIIILSLVSAFYIFLIKEDTENILKANYNTLEYSRDMLTSLDAANETENKVIVVFKDNLKKQLLNVTEKGEDKATNNLRESFNKLEHNWNNEALRSEVRQDIFAIMKLNMDAMKLKGDIAKKTAETANFSIAIVGTLCFLIAFNLLINLPNNIANPIKELTESIRQIANKNYSERVHFMNHNEFGDLAKSFNTMAEKLKEYHDSNLYKLSFEKKRLETLINNMHDPIIGLDNQGTVLFVNDEALKIIGMKSEEVIGVLATTLALRNDLMKSLIINDLESTKAHPMKIFADGKESYFDKEKVNIAITPTGEDEPINIGEVIILRNITLFKELDFAKTNFIATVSHELKTPISSIKLSLQLLEKPNTGSINEEQKQLIDSIKDDSQRLLKITGELLDLAQLETGNIKLNIGQCSPYKVIDYAIEAVKVQAEQKRIELIVETEPNLVDIKADSEKTTWVMINFLTNAIRYSYENSSITVKLKKEKNQIVFKVVDTGKGIDSHYKSKVFDKFFQIPGSHKSGTGLGLSISKEFIEAQNGTIGVESELGLGSSFWFKLIKA; encoded by the coding sequence ATGAGAATTAAAACTAAATTAAATCTGGGTGTTGGATTGTTATTCTTAATGATAATCATTCTTTCATTGGTAAGTGCCTTTTATATTTTTTTGATAAAAGAGGATACTGAGAATATTTTGAAAGCGAATTATAATACTTTGGAATATTCTAGAGATATGTTGACCTCGCTTGATGCAGCAAATGAAACTGAAAATAAAGTAATTGTTGTTTTTAAAGATAATTTGAAAAAGCAACTTCTTAATGTAACAGAAAAAGGGGAAGATAAAGCCACAAACAATTTGCGAGAAAGTTTTAATAAATTAGAACATAATTGGAATAATGAAGCATTAAGGAGTGAGGTGCGTCAAGATATTTTTGCAATCATGAAACTCAATATGGATGCAATGAAACTGAAAGGTGATATTGCAAAAAAAACAGCCGAAACTGCTAATTTTTCGATTGCAATTGTTGGTACACTTTGTTTTTTGATTGCATTTAATTTATTAATTAATCTACCCAATAATATTGCAAACCCAATCAAGGAATTAACGGAGAGTATTAGGCAAATCGCTAATAAAAACTATTCAGAGCGTGTTCATTTTATGAATCATAACGAGTTTGGTGATTTGGCAAAATCGTTTAATACAATGGCGGAGAAACTCAAAGAATACCATGATAGTAATTTGTATAAATTATCATTTGAAAAGAAACGCTTAGAGACTTTAATAAACAATATGCATGATCCGATCATTGGGTTGGATAATCAAGGGACGGTTTTGTTTGTAAATGATGAAGCGCTTAAGATTATTGGAATGAAATCGGAAGAGGTAATTGGAGTATTGGCTACAACCTTGGCTTTAAGAAATGACTTGATGAAATCTTTAATTATCAATGATCTTGAAAGTACAAAAGCGCATCCTATGAAAATTTTTGCAGATGGAAAAGAAAGCTATTTTGATAAGGAGAAAGTTAATATTGCAATTACGCCAACGGGTGAAGATGAACCGATTAATATAGGAGAAGTAATTATTTTACGAAATATTACGTTGTTTAAAGAGCTAGATTTTGCTAAAACTAATTTTATTGCTACTGTTTCTCATGAATTAAAAACTCCAATTTCATCAATTAAATTAAGTCTTCAGTTATTAGAGAAACCAAATACGGGTAGTATCAATGAGGAACAAAAACAATTAATTGATAGTATTAAAGATGATAGTCAACGCTTGCTTAAAATTACTGGTGAATTACTGGATTTGGCACAATTAGAGACAGGTAATATCAAGCTTAATATTGGACAATGCAGTCCGTATAAAGTGATAGATTACGCTATTGAAGCAGTGAAAGTACAAGCTGAACAAAAACGAATTGAACTTATCGTTGAAACAGAACCGAACTTGGTAGATATAAAAGCCGATTCGGAGAAAACGACTTGGGTAATGATTAATTTTTTAACCAATGCAATTCGGTACTCTTATGAAAATAGTAGTATTACAGTTAAACTGAAAAAAGAAAAGAATCAGATTGTTTTTAAGGTAGTCGATACCGGAAAAGGAATTGATAGTCACTATAAATCGAAAGTGTTTGATAAGTTTTTTCAAATTCCAGGGAGTCATAAATCAGGAACTGGATTGGGCCTATCTATCAGTAAAGAATTCATTGAAGCCCAAAACGGAACAATTGGCGTAGAAAGCGAACTAGGACTCGGTAGCTCGTTTTGGTTTAAACTTATCAAAGCGTAG
- a CDS encoding L-serine ammonia-lyase, whose translation MEECISVFDMLKIGVGPSSSHTLGPWRAAERFLAELKSENLFSQVTRVKVDLYGSLSLTGKGHATDLAVMLGLSGQDPEYIPINDIAGIIKSIEETNTIVLGNESTIPFFFLQDIVFNKEFLPFHANGLKFTAYAKDDSEYESVFYSIGGGFVVKEERENAKIKSEIKCAFPFPIQNAAELLDYTIAQNKSISEIVYENEKSMRTEAFINDELMRIWHTMLECMYIGCHSEGILPGGLNVRRRAFDMHQNLIGLSNYNSPQTWLEEIRKTEVKFRQILKWVSCFALAVNEVNAALGRVVTAPTNGSAGVIPAVLMYYLVIENHNAGEKEIKQFLMVAGEIGSIFKKGATISAAMGGCQAEIGVSSSMAAAALCELMGGTPAQVLMAAEIAMEHHLGLTCDPIGGLVQIPCIERNTMGAIKAINAAELALETDSKNAKVPLDKVINTMWQTAKDMNSKYKETSEGGLAIAVNMADC comes from the coding sequence ATGGAAGAATGTATATCGGTTTTTGATATGCTTAAGATTGGTGTGGGACCTTCAAGCTCACATACTCTTGGACCTTGGCGTGCAGCAGAACGTTTTCTTGCTGAATTAAAAAGTGAAAATCTGTTTTCTCAAGTCACTCGTGTAAAAGTCGATTTGTACGGTTCTCTTTCCTTAACGGGAAAAGGACATGCTACAGATTTAGCTGTTATGTTAGGATTAAGTGGTCAAGATCCTGAATATATTCCAATAAATGATATTGCTGGAATCATCAAATCTATCGAAGAAACGAATACAATTGTACTTGGAAACGAGTCTACAATCCCGTTTTTCTTTTTGCAAGACATTGTTTTTAATAAAGAATTCTTGCCATTTCACGCTAATGGTTTAAAATTTACGGCCTACGCCAAAGATGATTCTGAATACGAATCTGTTTTCTATTCAATTGGAGGTGGATTTGTAGTGAAAGAAGAGCGTGAAAATGCTAAAATCAAATCGGAGATAAAATGTGCTTTTCCGTTTCCTATACAAAACGCAGCGGAACTTTTAGATTATACCATTGCTCAAAACAAATCTATTTCTGAGATTGTTTATGAGAATGAAAAATCAATGCGTACCGAAGCGTTCATTAATGATGAATTAATGCGCATTTGGCATACTATGCTAGAATGTATGTACATTGGTTGCCATTCTGAAGGAATACTCCCAGGTGGATTAAATGTGCGTCGTAGAGCATTTGACATGCATCAAAACCTCATCGGTTTATCCAATTACAATTCACCACAAACATGGTTAGAAGAAATAAGAAAAACGGAAGTTAAATTCCGTCAAATATTAAAATGGGTAAGTTGTTTTGCACTTGCAGTAAATGAAGTAAATGCCGCGTTAGGACGTGTAGTTACTGCTCCAACCAACGGAAGTGCTGGTGTTATTCCAGCCGTTTTAATGTACTATTTAGTAATCGAAAACCATAATGCTGGTGAGAAAGAAATCAAACAATTCTTGATGGTTGCTGGCGAAATAGGAAGTATCTTCAAGAAAGGTGCTACAATTTCTGCCGCAATGGGTGGTTGCCAAGCCGAAATTGGTGTTTCATCATCAATGGCTGCGGCAGCACTTTGCGAATTAATGGGCGGAACTCCAGCACAAGTTTTAATGGCCGCTGAGATTGCTATGGAACATCACTTAGGTTTAACCTGTGATCCTATTGGAGGTCTAGTACAAATTCCATGTATCGAAAGAAATACAATGGGAGCAATAAAAGCTATCAATGCCGCTGAATTAGCTCTAGAAACTGACTCAAAAAATGCAAAAGTTCCTCTTGATAAAGTAATTAATACAATGTGGCAAACTGCAAAAGATATGAACTCTAAATACAAAGAAACCTCTGAAGGTGGATTAGCAATTGCCGTGAATATGGCGGATTGTTAG
- a CDS encoding carboxymuconolactone decarboxylase family protein: protein MSNRIKIAQTQPAAIKALSTLNIYLQSTSLTDTHHELIKIRTSQINGCAYCIDKHTKDARKYGETEQRIYLLNAWREVDFYSEEERAILALTEEITLISNGGVKDETYQQAAKLFDENYLSQIIMAIITMNAWNRIGVTTEMKPELS, encoded by the coding sequence ATGAGCAATAGAATCAAAATCGCACAAACGCAACCTGCAGCAATTAAAGCTTTATCAACTTTAAATATTTATTTACAATCAACTTCATTAACAGATACACATCACGAATTAATAAAAATCAGAACTTCACAGATAAATGGCTGTGCCTATTGTATTGATAAGCATACAAAAGACGCTCGCAAATATGGAGAGACAGAACAACGTATCTATCTATTAAATGCATGGAGAGAGGTAGATTTTTATTCGGAAGAAGAAAGAGCCATCTTAGCTTTGACAGAAGAAATTACATTAATAAGCAACGGAGGAGTTAAAGACGAAACCTACCAACAAGCTGCTAAACTATTTGATGAAAATTATCTTTCACAAATTATAATGGCAATTATTACTATGAATGCATGGAATAGAATTGGAGTTACTACCGAAATGAAACCAGAATTAAGCTAG
- a CDS encoding Crp/Fnr family transcriptional regulator, with amino-acid sequence MQPKLIEHIKKYVELNDEQTHFLLDNIKPLTVKKKSYLLEEGQVCSSLYFVEKGCLRFFFINDKGTEQITQFAIENWWITDYMSFDTQSPSHFFIQAIENITVYTFDHNNQEKVFSQLPQLERYFRLVLHKAYSAAQLRMKYLYDFSKEESYQHFSSRFPEFIQRIPQYMLASYLNLTPEYLSEIRKKNS; translated from the coding sequence ATGCAACCAAAACTAATTGAACATATAAAAAAGTACGTCGAACTAAACGATGAACAGACTCATTTTCTTTTGGATAACATAAAGCCCTTAACTGTAAAAAAGAAAAGTTATTTACTAGAAGAAGGGCAAGTATGTTCTTCTCTTTATTTTGTAGAAAAAGGCTGCTTGCGTTTCTTTTTTATCAATGATAAAGGAACGGAACAAATCACACAATTTGCAATCGAAAATTGGTGGATTACTGATTATATGAGTTTTGATACTCAATCCCCTTCACATTTTTTTATTCAAGCAATAGAAAATATCACCGTTTATACTTTTGATCATAACAATCAGGAAAAAGTTTTTAGCCAATTACCACAACTAGAACGCTACTTCCGACTGGTTTTACACAAAGCTTATTCTGCAGCCCAACTGCGAATGAAATATTTATATGATTTTTCAAAAGAAGAAAGCTACCAGCATTTCTCTTCTAGATTCCCCGAATTTATTCAACGAATACCGCAGTATATGCTAGCCTCTTATTTGAATTTAACTCCTGAATATTTAAGCGAAATAAGAAAAAAGAACTCCTGA